CCGATAGGAGCCCAATGAACGAATAGCGAGAAAAGAATCTTCTGAAAGTCACCGTCCACTACCCACCCACCTTCGCCTTGGATGGGATTCTGCACGGCTATATTCTGCTCGGCTAGTTTGGTTTTAAGGTATTCAGCAGCATCTCGCCCAAGAGGTACGGCATTAGGGTCGGTGTTTTCCGACGGCCAAGAGTGATCGAAAGCGTCACTTTGAAATAAGGCAATAGATTTCATTAAACAGGCTTTTCAAATGTGCTCAGCACTTTATTGACCATTCCGTAAGCGCCATATCTTATCTCAGGGACGGCACCGCCAGCATCGAATTTGAGTGTCTTGAGACGATGCTCCCCTCGCCCTCTGAAACTTTGAGTTTAATTTTTTGTTTACCAGAGGGGATGTTCGGAACAGGCCGGACCATTTGGATATGTAATGGCGGATTTTTTGAGGATGAGTTCGAGAATTTGGTCGGTTTGGCCGTGGATGCCGGAGAGGTTGAGGTTGATGGGTTCGCAACCGAGTTGTTGGTTGGCAGCTATCAGGGCTTTTTGCAGGTCGGAAGCGTTTTTCAGAAATTTCTGCGGTTTTTTTAGTTTGAGGCAGATGAAGTCCTGGCTGGCGATGGACTTTTTGTACGCGCCTTCAATTTCAGCCCATGGAATCCAGCCGATGCGCAGGGTGCGGTCGAAGATGCCTTCGTCGTTAATGATGAGGCGGGGGCGTCGATCGAGGAGTTGCCAAGTGAAGATGGGGATACCGCCGACGCCGAAGAAGAGGATGCTCATCCAGCCTACCCAGTGTTTATCCGGACTGA
The DNA window shown above is from Pedosphaera parvula Ellin514 and carries:
- a CDS encoding STM3941 family protein, producing MKPIIIKSSIWRHVLLLIGSLAFVAVGIIIILFSPDKHWVGWMSILFFGVGGIPIFTWQLLDRRPRLIINDEGIFDRTLRIGWIPWAEIEGAYKKSIASQDFICLKLKKPQKFLKNASDLQKALIAANQQLGCEPINLNLSGIHGQTDQILELILKKSAITYPNGPACSEHPLW